The following are encoded together in the Pseudomonas sp. IB20 genome:
- a CDS encoding TonB-dependent siderophore receptor codes for MKSTAGGWVKQWLGASVLAVSGLALLPLGVARAQEQQSAQFNFALAAKPLPQALSDFSRVTGISVIYTDEAPYGLSAPAVSGQMSATQALQRLLGHSGFTFRQIDARTLALEPVPTDGAVNLGATTISGAGQTQDSTSYQPPPTSSVMRSHGLLLETPQTVNVVPAQVLRDQTPRNLDDALANISGITQANTLASTQDAVMLRGFGDNRNGSIMKDGMPVVQGRALNATAERVEVLKGPSSLLYGIQDPGGVVNIVSKKPELVQSTSLTARGSTFGGGKNGSGGNLDTTGPIGDSGLAYRLIVDHEDEDYWRNFGTHRETLVAPSLAWYGDTTQVVFAYEHREFLSPFDRGTAIDPKTNRPLNIPTTRRLDEPFNNMEGRSDLYRLEVDHDLNDDWKAHFGYSWNRETYDASQVRIVSVNPNGTLTRSMDGTRGALTTDRFTTMSLEGKVNVGGMQHDLVFGLDDEYRKIYRADLIRQSQRSAFSYLNPVYGKDVQGTTVSAKDSAQTDLLRSDSLFFQDAIHLTDQWILVGGVRYQMYDQYAGKGVPFKANTNGNGQAWVPRAGLVYRYTDELSFYGSYTESFKPNSTIAALADGSTLTGDLTPEESKSWELGAKLDIPGRITASAALFNIDKRNVLVSVGSGANTIYSIAGQVRSRGLELDATGQLTDQWSVIGSYAFTDAEDIKDKDPTLEGNRLQNVAKHTGSLSAVYDFGNVFGGDQLRVGAGARYVGERAGDAANDFNLPGYTVADAFATYDTKIEGQKVKFQLNVKNLFDRTYYASAASRVFVSLGDARQVSVSSTLQF; via the coding sequence ATGAAATCGACGGCGGGCGGTTGGGTAAAACAGTGGCTGGGAGCCTCGGTATTGGCGGTGTCGGGGCTGGCGTTGCTGCCCCTTGGCGTGGCGCGCGCGCAGGAGCAGCAAAGCGCCCAGTTCAACTTTGCCCTGGCGGCCAAACCGCTGCCCCAGGCCCTGAGTGATTTCAGCCGGGTCACCGGCATCAGCGTGATCTACACCGACGAAGCGCCCTACGGCCTCAGCGCCCCGGCGGTCAGCGGGCAGATGAGCGCGACCCAGGCCCTGCAACGCCTGCTCGGTCACTCAGGCTTTACCTTCCGCCAGATCGACGCCCGCACCCTGGCCCTGGAGCCCGTGCCCACCGACGGCGCGGTCAACCTCGGCGCCACCACCATCAGCGGCGCCGGCCAGACCCAGGACAGCACCAGCTACCAGCCACCGCCCACCAGCTCGGTGATGCGCTCCCATGGCCTGCTGCTGGAAACCCCGCAAACCGTCAACGTAGTGCCCGCCCAAGTGCTGCGCGACCAGACCCCGCGCAACCTGGATGACGCCCTCGCCAATATCAGCGGCATCACCCAGGCCAACACCTTGGCCAGCACCCAGGACGCGGTGATGCTGCGCGGCTTTGGCGATAACCGTAACGGCTCGATTATGAAAGACGGCATGCCGGTGGTGCAGGGCCGTGCCTTGAACGCCACCGCCGAGCGCGTCGAAGTGCTCAAAGGCCCGTCCTCACTGCTTTACGGTATTCAGGACCCAGGTGGCGTGGTCAATATCGTCAGCAAAAAGCCCGAGCTGGTGCAGTCCACTTCCCTGACCGCGCGCGGCTCGACCTTTGGTGGTGGCAAGAACGGCAGCGGCGGCAACCTTGATACCACGGGCCCGATTGGCGACAGCGGCTTGGCGTATCGCCTGATCGTTGACCATGAAGACGAAGATTACTGGCGCAATTTCGGCACCCACCGCGAAACGCTGGTGGCACCGTCCCTGGCCTGGTACGGCGACACCACCCAGGTGGTGTTCGCCTATGAACACCGCGAATTCCTCTCGCCGTTCGACCGTGGTACCGCCATCGACCCCAAGACCAACCGCCCGCTGAACATCCCCACGACCCGTCGCTTGGATGAACCCTTCAACAACATGGAGGGCCGCTCCGACCTGTACCGCCTGGAAGTCGACCACGACCTGAACGACGACTGGAAGGCGCATTTCGGCTACAGCTGGAACCGCGAGACCTACGACGCCAGCCAAGTGCGCATTGTTTCGGTGAACCCCAACGGCACCCTGACCCGCAGTATGGACGGCACCCGGGGCGCGTTGACCACCGACCGCTTCACCACGATGAGCCTGGAGGGCAAGGTGAACGTCGGTGGCATGCAGCATGATCTGGTATTCGGCCTGGACGATGAGTACCGCAAGATCTATCGCGCCGACCTGATCCGCCAGTCGCAACGCAGTGCCTTTAGCTACCTCAACCCGGTCTACGGCAAGGATGTGCAAGGCACCACCGTCAGCGCCAAGGACAGCGCTCAGACCGACCTGCTGCGCAGCGACTCACTGTTCTTCCAGGACGCCATTCACCTGACCGATCAGTGGATCCTGGTGGGCGGCGTGCGCTATCAGATGTACGACCAATACGCCGGTAAAGGTGTGCCATTCAAGGCCAACACCAACGGCAATGGCCAAGCCTGGGTGCCGCGTGCCGGCCTGGTGTACCGCTACACGGATGAGTTGTCGTTCTACGGCAGCTACACCGAGTCGTTCAAACCCAACTCCACCATTGCCGCGTTGGCCGATGGCAGCACCTTGACCGGCGACCTCACACCGGAGGAATCCAAGTCTTGGGAATTGGGGGCCAAACTCGACATTCCTGGGCGGATTACCGCCAGCGCGGCGTTGTTCAATATCGATAAACGCAACGTGTTGGTGTCGGTGGGTTCGGGGGCGAACACCATTTACAGCATTGCTGGCCAAGTGCGTTCCCGTGGCCTGGAGTTGGACGCCACCGGCCAGTTGACCGACCAATGGAGCGTGATCGGCAGCTACGCCTTCACCGATGCCGAAGACATCAAGGACAAAGACCCGACACTTGAGGGTAACCGCCTGCAAAACGTGGCCAAACACACCGGCTCTCTCTCGGCGGTCTACGACTTCGGCAATGTGTTCGGGGGTGATCAACTGCGGGTTGGCGCGGGCGCCCGTTATGTCGGCGAACGCGCTGGCGATGCCGCCAACGACTTCAACCTGCCCGGCTATACCGTTGCAGACGCGTTTGCCACCTATGACACCAAGATCGAAGGCCAGAAGGTCAAGTTCCAGCTCAATGTGAAGAACCTGTTTGATCGCACTTACTACGCCTCCGCCGCGAGCCGGGTGTTTGTGTCGCTGGGTGATGCGCGGCAGGTGTCGGTGTCCAGTACGCTTCAGTTTTAA
- the dacB gene encoding D-alanyl-D-alanine carboxypeptidase/D-alanyl-D-alanine endopeptidase — protein sequence MQLGRWIHTSTLLVGLSFLLGGCASVSPTSNALDQLLADPALQGATVSLMVRDARSGNTLYQHNPRTRLVPASNLKLLTTAAAMDVLGPQYRFATQLLSNGIRQGDRLTGNLYLRGLGDPTIQFADYQALAAQLASQGVRQVQGDLVFDDTWFDAERLGVDWSHDDETTYYGAQISALTVSPNSDFDAGSVLVTAKAPVRVGVPVNVEIFPPTDYLQLSNRAVSGPGNTYGINRRHGTNLLQLSGAVAPGRQSPQLVSVWEPTQLVANLFEQALKQQGITVLGRRVMGATSPAGVTVLAEHQSAPLQELITPLLKLSNNNMSEALLKAMGRQTANSGTATAGAMAVAGFLKRQGVDTATLKQVDGSGLSRQNLVSAQTLTDLLLAVSKQPWFNAWYNALPIAGNTDRMTGGSLSYRLRGTPAENNLHAKTGSMGGVSSLSGYITDAHGRQLVFSMLSNNYVVAGAQVKALENRVAVALSRWGD from the coding sequence ATGCAGTTGGGCAGATGGATACACACCAGCACCCTGTTGGTGGGCTTGAGCTTTTTACTGGGCGGCTGCGCGAGTGTTTCGCCGACCTCCAACGCCCTTGATCAATTGCTGGCCGACCCGGCGCTGCAGGGCGCCACGGTGTCGCTAATGGTGCGTGACGCGCGCAGCGGCAACACGCTTTACCAACACAACCCACGCACCCGGCTGGTGCCCGCCTCCAACCTCAAACTACTGACCACCGCCGCAGCGATGGACGTATTGGGGCCGCAATACCGGTTCGCCACGCAACTGCTGAGCAACGGCATACGCCAGGGCGATCGCCTGACCGGCAACCTCTACCTGCGCGGCCTGGGCGACCCGACCATTCAGTTCGCCGACTACCAGGCCCTGGCGGCGCAACTGGCCAGCCAAGGCGTTCGCCAGGTGCAAGGCGATCTGGTATTCGACGACACCTGGTTTGACGCCGAGCGGCTGGGCGTCGATTGGTCCCATGACGATGAAACCACCTACTACGGCGCGCAGATTTCAGCGCTGACCGTGTCCCCCAATTCGGATTTTGATGCAGGCAGTGTGCTGGTCACGGCCAAGGCGCCGGTGCGCGTCGGCGTGCCTGTGAACGTCGAGATCTTCCCGCCCACCGACTACCTGCAATTGAGCAACCGCGCCGTCAGTGGGCCGGGTAACACCTATGGCATCAACCGCCGCCACGGCACCAACCTGCTGCAGCTCAGCGGCGCCGTGGCACCGGGCCGGCAGAGCCCACAACTGGTCAGCGTCTGGGAACCGACGCAACTGGTGGCCAATCTGTTTGAACAAGCCCTCAAGCAGCAGGGCATCACCGTGCTGGGCCGTCGAGTGATGGGGGCTACCAGCCCGGCCGGCGTGACCGTGCTGGCCGAGCATCAATCGGCGCCGTTGCAGGAACTGATCACGCCGCTGCTTAAACTCTCGAACAACAACATGTCCGAAGCGTTGCTCAAGGCCATGGGCCGCCAGACCGCGAATAGCGGCACAGCGACGGCGGGGGCGATGGCAGTGGCCGGGTTTCTCAAGCGCCAGGGTGTGGATACCGCGACGCTGAAGCAGGTCGACGGTTCCGGCCTGTCGCGGCAGAACCTGGTGTCGGCGCAAACCCTCACCGACCTGCTGCTGGCCGTGAGCAAACAGCCGTGGTTCAACGCCTGGTACAACGCGCTGCCGATTGCCGGCAACACCGACCGCATGACCGGCGGCAGCCTGAGTTATCGCCTGCGCGGCACGCCGGCTGAAAACAACCTGCACGCCAAGACCGGCTCCATGGGCGGCGTGTCGTCCTTGAGCGGCTACATCACCGACGCCCATGGGCGCCAGCTGGTGTTCTCGATGCTCAGCAACAACTACGTGGTCGCCGGCGCGCAGGTGAAGGCCTTGGAGAACCGCGTGGCGGTGGCCCTGTCACGCTGGGGCGATTGA
- a CDS encoding IclR family transcriptional regulator — MEKPRDTGKQKVRSAEVGTDILKALAQLSPATSLSRLAEHVQMPASKVHRYLQALIASGFAEQNTATNHYGLGREALRVGLAALGSMDVLKVGALPLAELRDELNETCFLAVWGNQGATVVHIEPAVRAITVVTQLGSVLPLLSSSTGLVFSAYLPSRETVELREREIQAGIAHALADDQAYATACEQIRSRGLHFVHGLLMPGVDALSAPVFNAVGHVAAVMTVVGPTSLFHADEDGPAAQRLLAATRAVSWRMGYQP; from the coding sequence ATGGAAAAGCCCCGCGACACCGGTAAACAGAAAGTCCGCTCGGCCGAAGTCGGCACCGACATCCTCAAGGCCCTTGCGCAACTGTCCCCGGCCACTTCGCTGTCGCGCCTGGCCGAGCATGTGCAGATGCCAGCCAGCAAGGTCCACCGCTATTTGCAGGCGCTGATTGCCTCAGGCTTTGCTGAACAGAATACCGCCACCAACCACTATGGCCTGGGCCGCGAAGCATTGCGTGTGGGCCTGGCCGCGCTGGGCAGCATGGATGTGTTGAAGGTCGGTGCCCTGCCCCTGGCGGAGTTGCGCGATGAACTGAATGAAACCTGCTTTTTGGCGGTGTGGGGCAACCAGGGCGCGACCGTGGTGCACATCGAGCCTGCGGTGCGCGCGATCACCGTGGTCACACAATTGGGCTCGGTGTTGCCGCTGCTCAGCTCGTCCACCGGGCTGGTGTTCAGTGCTTACCTGCCATCGCGGGAAACCGTGGAATTGCGCGAGCGTGAGATTCAGGCCGGTATCGCCCATGCGCTGGCGGACGATCAGGCGTATGCCACCGCCTGTGAACAGATCCGCAGCCGTGGCCTGCACTTTGTGCATGGTTTGCTGATGCCCGGCGTCGATGCGTTGTCGGCGCCGGTGTTCAACGCGGTCGGGCACGTGGCGGCGGTGATGACCGTGGTCGGCCCCACTTCACTGTTCCATGCCGACGAGGATGGCCCGGCGGCGCAGCGCTTGCTGGCGGCGACCCGGGCCGTGAGTTGGCGCATGGGCTATCAGCCCTGA